The genomic interval TCGCAGTGCCCACGGGAAGGTTGCCCAACTGCCCCCTTTGAGGACACGGTGTTTGCCATCGAAATACACCTGGGAATAACCCCGGTAGGGGTAGGCGGTAAAGCCGTTGTATCCTTCAAACCAGGAGGCTGTCCATTCCCAAACATTCCCTAACAGGTCGTTGCAGCCGTAAGGACTTTTGCCTTCCGGGTAAGCGCCGACAGGTGTCGTTTGCTTGATGATGCGATCGTGGTTGCAGAGATGGGCAACGAGTTCGGCTTCCCCCCAGGGATAGGTTTGGTGGTGGTTTGTGAGTGGACTCCAACAGGCGGCTTTTTCCCACTCTGCCTCAGTAGGCAGGCGTTTGCCAACGAAGCGGGCATAGGCATCCGCTTCATACCAACTCACTCCACAGACGGGGTGTTGCTCCCATTCTGGTTCATCTTTCCAGTAAAGGGGGTGCGTAATCTGGGCAGATTGAAGCCATTGCCAACCTTCTGGAGACCACCAGCAGGCATCCTGATATCCCCCTGCTGCGATGAACTGACGATATTGGGCACAGGTAACAGGATCGCGATCGATCCAATAGGTATCCAGATAAATCTGGTGAACGGGACGTTCATTGTCCAGGGCATCAATGGAATCATTGCCAGAGTTGAAATAACCAGCGGGAATTTGAATCAGGGGAGTGGGGAGTGGGGAGTGGGGAGTGGGGAGTGAGGGGGATGGGGAGGAAGTCTTAAATTTTGAATTTTGAATTTTGAATTTTGAATTGATTCTGCTGGCTTCTAAGTCCCTGCCCCCTGCCCCCTGCCCCCTGCCCCCTGTGCAATTCCAGAACCAGGGCGATCGTTTCAGCGTGTTGGCTTTCGTGTTGCAGTAGCCAACGCCAGAGGCGTTCTTGCTGGTCTAAGGGGGCTTGCTCCAGGTAGTCAAAAACCTGGATTCTGACAGCATCGAGATATTCCTGGATTTCAGGCAGGGAGGGCAGATGCACCCGTTCTGCTTTAGGTAGCCCATCGGCAGCAAACAGGCGGCGGTATTGGGGAAATTGGGGGGATTGCCCGGCACATTTTTCCAGCAGCCAGAGGGATTCAGTGTAGGCGATGTTACCCAGATGCCAACCGATCGGGCTGAAGTCGGGATGAGCTTGATGGCACAGGGTTTCATAGTCAACTCCGACAAAAAGGTGCAGGGTAGCCTGACGGCACTGCTGCATCCATTGTCGGAGTTGAATGCGAAGCGTGGGGGATGAGATGAGAGAATTTTGAACTTTGAATTTTGAATTTTGAGTTGAATCTGAGGACTGAGTGCTAAGTACCGAGTGCTGAGAATTGCCTTCTCCCCTCTGCGCTTTGCCTTCTGCTTTCTGTTCTCTACTTTCTGCCTCTCTCTTCATATTTCCTTCTACCTTCTGACTCCTGACTTCTGGTGATGCTACAAAAGAAGATACCCCCGACGGTAGGGGCAGGTTTAGCCAGAATCGAATTATAAACCTTGCAATCTGTCTCCAAAACCTGCCCCTAAAGGTCATTTATTTCCCAGAAATTTCCTCTGACTTCTTTCAATAGTTTCAGATGGAATGGATTTGAATGTCGAGTTCATGGTTAACGGTAAGTATGCTGTGTTCGGGACAGGAAACCCAATTGCTTGAAAACAAAGGTTCTGAAGCAATTAGAACTGCTTGGGGGAAGAGGGGATCGTCGCGTAGCCAGTAAAGGGAGGGGGTTGCGGTTCGCTCTGCAAATCGGGAAGCAACAAGCTGCTGCCCATCGCTGAGGATGATGTTGGCAGAAAAGCTAATTTGCTGATCTGCTGCCAGTTTGCGAAGTAGGGTAAGCGCACGGTGTAAAGCTTCGAGCAGAGATAGGTCTGGATTGGCTTCCAGTTCATTGATGACCAGGGCAAAGATATGCTCTGAGTCGGTGCTGCCGCGAATTGCCTGATAGGCTATGTCGTCCAGGCGATCGCGGATTGGACGATACAACGTTTGGCGAAAGTCGGCAATGAAACCATTATGAGTGCCTAAGATGAGACGATGCTGAAAGGGCTGACAATTACTTAAGTCTAGTGCTTGTCCAGTGGTAGCACTGCGAACGGTTGCTAAAACACAGCCCGTTTCTACATAACGGCTGAGACTGGGTAAATTTACATCATTCCAAATCGGCAGGGTGCTTTTGTAGGTGTAAGGCTCTGTCTGGTGATGCAGGTGGTACCAACCAATCCCAAATCCATCGGCATTTACCACCCCTGATGTCATTTCACGGGGTTCATAACTCTGAATAATAAGCGAATGCTCTGGTTTGTTGAGTAGGCGATCGAGTTGGACTGGTGAACCGAGATAGCCCATTAATCGACACATGAAAGATTGACTCCTAAACTAAAATCTGGTCTAATACGATTCGCTTTTATTCGTGCAGTCCTGCTGATTCTAACGATAAAAAGAGGTTGGGTTGAAATAGAGTTCCAACCCAACCACCCTTTCACAACAATCATTTGAAAAGCCCAGCATCCCTGGTTTTAGGAATGCTGGGTTCATTTGCGGGCGTTGCTGGTAATCAGAAAAGGACTACATCTTTCCTTTCTGCATCACTTCCTGAAGGTGCTGACGAACTTCTTGGGCATGTTGTCTATCTGCCTGTTGTAACTTTTGAAGTAGCTCTACGCAGGGTTGAGAACCTGCATTCTGAGCATCTTGCAGATAAGTGTCATATAGTTGGACCGCTTCAGATTTGTTCTTCAGCACGGCTAACAAATCATACTCAAGGTCGCTCACAACTTTTGTGCCACCACTTGCAACCATAACTAATCCTCCTTTTTTGACGTTTATCATTCCTGCGACCAGTGCTGGTCGGCGCTTTTGCCCAGTTTTTAGCGCTCAGTCCTCAGCACTGGTTGACCGTGGCTATACTCCTACTGGAGTTTTGACATTGGCATTCTGGTTTGAACCATCTGATGCAAGCGCTTCTCCTTCAATGAAAGAGCGCAGCATCCAAGCCATTTCTTCGTGTTGCTCCATCAAGCCGGTAAGGAAATCGGCGGTCCCTTCATCATGGAAGCTATCGCTACACTGATCAATGTGCTCCCGCAAATTGCGAATAATTTGTTCGTGATCCTCAACCAGACGGGCAACCATTTCCGTAGCCGTGGGGACGCTACCCGCATGTTCCCGAATGGTGGCGACTTTTAGAAAGCCCTCAGCAGTTCCAATGGGATAACCACCCAACATGCGAACCCGTTCTGCAATGCTATCAATGTTTTCGGTTAACGCTTCGTAGTGTTCTTCCCAGAGCTTATGCAAGGTTCGAAACTGAGGTCCAATCACATCCCAGTGGTACTTCTTCGTTTTGATTAATAACAGGTAGGAATCTGCCAGATCACAATTCAGGAGTTCGACAACACCCTGGCGCTGCTCATCTGAAAGACCAATATTTAACTTCCGCATGGCTCTAGAATCCTTTATATGCTTCCGCCTATTAGTTGAACAAATTCTGTCTCTTTAGAACATCGCCCAAAGGAGAGAACGATCGCAGATTAAGTCTCCGTATAAGGGCTTACGCAACTTCTCCAGTTACACTTTAAGACAGGCGATTTTAGGCAGTATCTTATGGAGTCGATCGACCCGATCCCACCAGCAACCCAACAGCGCGTTGAAGAACTACGGCAGCTGCTTCAGAAGGCAAGTTATGCCTACTACGTTCTGGATGACCCAATGATGGAGGATTCGGTTTACGACAGGCTTTATTACGAACTTGTCGATCTGGAAACCCAATATCCGGAACTCATTAGCCCCGATAGCCCAACCCAGCGAGTAGGTGAGCGCCCCGCCAGCCAATTTGTTTCGGTCAAGCACAATATTCCGCTTTACAGTTTAGAAAATGCCTTTGGTAACGCCGATCTGGCAAAATGGCAGGATCGTTGGCGCAGGGTGGCACCGGATGTTGAAGCGTTTGAGTATGTGTGTGAACTGAAGATTGATGGGAACGCACTGGCCTTAACCTATGAAAATGGTGTGTTGGTCAGGGGAACCACCCGTGGTGATGGCATTACGGGGGAAGAAATTACCCAGAATGTAAAAACCATTCGTTCGATTCCCCTGCGGTTAAACCTGGACAATCCGCCTCCCCTCATAGAAGTCCGGGGAGAGGCGTTTATCCCCCTTGACGCATTTCAGAAGCATCAATCAAGACCGGGAAGAAAAGGGCGAATCGGTGTTTGCGAATCCTCGCAATGCTGCTGCGGGCACACTGCGTCAACTCGATTCTCGCATTGTTGCCAAACGCAAGTTAGACTTTTTCGCCTATACCCTCCACCTTCCGATTGCAGAAAGCCGCAAGTCAGAAATCGGCGGCGGTGCAGAAACTCAACTTGATTTACTCGCCAACAAAACCGAAATTGAGTCTAAACATATCCTCACCTCCCGCACCCCACACCCCACACCCCCGACCCAATGGGACTGCCTCGAACTCTTGAAGCAGATGGGTTTTCGCGTTAATCCGGAGCGATCGCGGTGCGCCAATCTTCAGGAAGTGCAGGCCTACTGCGATCGCTGGTTTACCGAGCGCCACAACCTACGGTATATGACGGATGGGGTTGTGGTGAAACTTAATTCACTTGCCCTACAGGAACGATTGGGGTTCACGCAAAAGTTTCCCCGTTGGGCGATCGCGCTTAAGTATCCAGCAGAAGAGTCTCCCACCGTGGTGGAAAATATCAGCGTTAATGTGGGACGAACGGGAGCCGTGACACCCCTGGCAGAAATGCATCCGGTGCAACTGGCAGGCACAACCGTATCACGGGCAACGTTGCATAATAGCGATCGGATCGCTGAATTAGACATTCGAATTGGCGATACGGTCATTGTTCGCAAAGCAGGGGAGATCATTCCAGAAGTGGTGCGGGTGTTGTATGAATTGCGCCCAGAAGGTACCAAACCCTTTCGGATGCCAACCCATTGCCCAGAGTGTGGTCAACCCCTGGTGAAACCAGAAGATGAAGCCGTGACGCGCTGCATCAATGCATCCTGTCCCGCGATTCTGCGCAAAGAATTGGAACATTGGGCATCCCGTGATGCTCTGGACATTGCAGGATTAGGAGAAAAATGGGTGGTGCAACTGGTGGATCATCATTTGATTCATGCCATCGCAGATCTGTATGACCTGACGGTTGAACAACTGCTGACCCTGGAACGGATGGGCAAAAAATCTGCCCAAAATCTGGTAAGTGCCATCGAAAAATCCAAATCCCAACCCTGGTCTCGTGTTCTCTATGGTTTGGGCATTCGTCATGTCGGCAGTGTCAATGCCCAAATTCTGAGCGATCGCTTTCCCACCGTTGAAGCTTTGGCAACTGCAACCGTAGAAGACATCGCTTCTGTTTACGGGATTGGCAGCGAAATTGCCCAGGCAGTTTACGAGTGGTTTCAAATTCCCGCCAAGCAGGAACTCATCCAACGTCTCCAAACCGCAGGCTTACAACTCCACTCCGACAACCCCACACCCCATACTCCACACCCTGCACCCCTTTCTGGTAAAACCTTCGTCATTACCGGTACCCTGCCGACACTCAAACGGGATGAAGCCAAAGCAATGATTCAGAAAGCAGGCGGCAAAGTTACGGAGTCTGTAAGTAAGAAAACCAATTACCTGGTGGTTGGGGAAGAGGCTGGCTCCAAGTTGGAGAAGGCACAGTCGTTGGGAATTACCCAACTGTCAGAAGCGGAACTTCTGGAACTCCTGGAAACTCAAACCTAACTAGCGACAATTTACGTTCTGATA from Kovacikia minuta CCNUW1 carries:
- the egtC gene encoding ergothioneine biosynthesis protein EgtC; this encodes MCRLMGYLGSPVQLDRLLNKPEHSLIIQSYEPREMTSGVVNADGFGIGWYHLHHQTEPYTYKSTLPIWNDVNLPSLSRYVETGCVLATVRSATTGQALDLSNCQPFQHRLILGTHNGFIADFRQTLYRPIRDRLDDIAYQAIRGSTDSEHIFALVINELEANPDLSLLEALHRALTLLRKLAADQQISFSANIILSDGQQLVASRFAERTATPSLYWLRDDPLFPQAVLIASEPLFSSNWVSCPEHSILTVNHELDIQIHSI
- a CDS encoding Dps family protein, whose amino-acid sequence is MRKLNIGLSDEQRQGVVELLNCDLADSYLLLIKTKKYHWDVIGPQFRTLHKLWEEHYEALTENIDSIAERVRMLGGYPIGTAEGFLKVATIREHAGSVPTATEMVARLVEDHEQIIRNLREHIDQCSDSFHDEGTADFLTGLMEQHEEMAWMLRSFIEGEALASDGSNQNANVKTPVGV
- a CDS encoding SUMF1/EgtB/PvdO family nonheme iron enzyme, with the translated sequence MKRSPWFWNCTGGRGQGAGGRDLEASRINSKFKIQNSKFKTSSPSPSLPTPHSPLPTPLIQIPAGYFNSGNDSIDALDNERPVHQIYLDTYWIDRDPVTCAQYRQFIAAGGYQDACWWSPEGWQWLQSAQITHPLYWKDEPEWEQHPVCGVSWYEADAYARFVGKRLPTEAEWEKAACWSPLTNHHQTYPWGEAELVAHLCNHDRIIKQTTPVGAYPEGKSPYGCNDLLGNVWEWTASWFEGYNGFTAYPYRGYSQVYFDGKHRVLKGGSWATFPWALRSTFRNWYYPHVREILAGFRCAADRG
- the ligA gene encoding NAD-dependent DNA ligase LigA — protein: MFANPRNAAAGTLRQLDSRIVAKRKLDFFAYTLHLPIAESRKSEIGGGAETQLDLLANKTEIESKHILTSRTPHPTPPTQWDCLELLKQMGFRVNPERSRCANLQEVQAYCDRWFTERHNLRYMTDGVVVKLNSLALQERLGFTQKFPRWAIALKYPAEESPTVVENISVNVGRTGAVTPLAEMHPVQLAGTTVSRATLHNSDRIAELDIRIGDTVIVRKAGEIIPEVVRVLYELRPEGTKPFRMPTHCPECGQPLVKPEDEAVTRCINASCPAILRKELEHWASRDALDIAGLGEKWVVQLVDHHLIHAIADLYDLTVEQLLTLERMGKKSAQNLVSAIEKSKSQPWSRVLYGLGIRHVGSVNAQILSDRFPTVEALATATVEDIASVYGIGSEIAQAVYEWFQIPAKQELIQRLQTAGLQLHSDNPTPHTPHPAPLSGKTFVITGTLPTLKRDEAKAMIQKAGGKVTESVSKKTNYLVVGEEAGSKLEKAQSLGITQLSEAELLELLETQT
- a CDS encoding DinB family protein encodes the protein MKREAESREQKAEGKAQRGEGNSQHSVLSTQSSDSTQNSKFKVQNSLISSPTLRIQLRQWMQQCRQATLHLFVGVDYETLCHQAHPDFSPIGWHLGNIAYTESLWLLEKCAGQSPQFPQYRRLFAADGLPKAERVHLPSLPEIQEYLDAVRIQVFDYLEQAPLDQQERLWRWLLQHESQHAETIALVLELHRGQGAGGRGQGLRSQQNQFKIQNSKFKI